TTTGAAGTGTCCCGTCATCGGCTTATTCACGCGCTTCGGCTTGATGAATTCGACAAACCCGAGCTGAACGGCGTCGTAGCCATCCTTTTGTTTTGTCTTTTTCTGGACGACGACGCAAGGGCCCGCCTGAATGACCGTAACAGGAACAACGGTGCCGTCAGCCTGCAGCAACTGCGTCATCCCGACTTTCTTGCCGAGTAATCCGTTGATCATTTTGCGTGCTCCCGCCCGAACGCCTTAATCTCCACGTCAACGCCGGCAGGCAGATCGAGCTTCATCAGCGCGTCGACCGTCTGCGGCGTCGGCTCCAGGATGTCGAGCAGCCGTTTATGCGTCCGAATCTCGAATTGCTCACGCGATTTCTTGTCGACGTGCGGCGAACGGAGAACCGTAAACTTGTTGATAATCGTTGGAAGCGGAATCGGTCCCGCGACACGCGCGCCGGTCCGCTTGGCCGTGTCGACAATTTCGGTGGCCG
This genomic interval from Terriglobia bacterium contains the following:
- the rpsJ gene encoding 30S ribosomal protein S10, whose amino-acid sequence is MLNEKIRIRLKAYDSRVLDQSATEIVDTAKRTGARVAGPIPLPTIINKFTVLRSPHVDKKSREQFEIRTHKRLLDILEPTPQTVDALMKLDLPAGVDVEIKAFGREHAK